The proteins below come from a single Vidua chalybeata isolate OUT-0048 chromosome 1, bVidCha1 merged haplotype, whole genome shotgun sequence genomic window:
- the LOC128786615 gene encoding uncharacterized protein LOC128786615 isoform X1, which produces MAKKDQPQDGAPPSPSPQKIPDISPPPPPPTPSSAAPVSGPVPSFPLTTPLGGPPVAGTSPQVGPAPVGGNPPPESHAPVGGSGHASSSPATASTGTRKKPGRKQAILACRTHGLRDPPARGRHRALTQPASSSEEDEESGSPQHSNKSGGGGWAKIREEAIKDGNLELARDLGSFAAPVILWRGREPKWEQIPYAEVKELRKAAKDYGRNSPFFKNVLDLTFAGRFLVPHDLRYIAKALFAPTECDLWEIHWKKLLKPLLRKYDLAEVVGEGDEAMEALAGEGEFSSPEDQILLAQELLQDIAAAGKEALLKIPDATRVPASGKLAAKREEGPRDDTKWPFSASQPPDHQGGRVAARPSPAVQRSHEDGLRLFRRTGTLNQGNHQVLRSSVTISLQDEDLTRIPAGFLGPLHDCRDTTVLILEDSFNTPNEITILPEVVCFPPGEEITVSVICNHPPFTLRKGDPFALLYVLDTHDDPDTERHVFFTQNVCKERPLIDAKLSFQGKSVQMRLMADTGADVTIIPQVRWPSDWELVPPCGRISGVGGAVHSLRSRHLVCVEGPEGQLATTFVAQILSPVRRLFPEAIILHDMDDVLVCASDSTYLKATLDKTIKAIKAAGLQIAEEKIQFSAPWRYLGFLITGRTVTPQTLTINKDPKTLRDLQQLCGTITWIRPLLGLTTEELSPLFCLLRGDGDLASPRELTPAAREALQRVAVALKSRQAHRVVRTLPVNFAVLGKCPHLHGLLFQWDNRASDPLVILEWLFLPHQPSRTITTPAELLATLIMKARHRL; this is translated from the exons ATGGCGAAAAAAGACCAGCCCCAAGATGgcgcccctccttctccttcaccccagaaaattcctgacatctcgcccccgcctcctcccccCACTCCGTCGAGTGCCGCCCCTGTGTCGGGACccgtcccctccttccctctgaccacacccctgggtgggccccctgtggctgggaccagccccCAAGTGGGCCCAGCCCCCGTGGGTGGGAACCCCCCACCAGAAAGtcacgccccagtgggtgggtcgggacacgcctcctcctctcctgccactgccagtaCCGGAACCAGGAAGAAGCCtggccggaagcaggccatcctgGCCTGTCGGACGCACGGTCTCCGGGACCCACCGGCCAGGGGGAGGCACCGTGCCCTAACCCAGCCTGCTtcatcctcggaagaggatgaggagagtggcagcccccAGCATTCCAACaagtcggggggggggggttgggcaaagatcagagaggaggcaattaaggatgggaatttggaattGGCACGGGACTTGGGCAGCTTTGCGGCACCGGTCATCCTCTGGCGGGGGAGGGagccaaagtgggagcaaattccatacgctgaggtgaaggagttaaggaaggCTGCCAAAGATTATGGCAGAAACtcgcctttctttaaaaatgtgctggacttAACATTTGCTGGACGTTTCCTAGTCCCCCATGATTTAAGGTATATTGCTAAGGCACTGTTTGCTCCCACCGAATGCGACCTCTGggagattcattggaaaaaactgttgaaaccacTCCTGCGCAAGTATGATCtcgcagaggtggtgggagagggggatgaggcaatggaagcccttgctggagaaggggagttcagcagtccggaggaccaaattctactagcacaggagctgcttcaggacataGCAGCAGCGGGAAAGGAGGCACTCCTGAAGATACCGGATG CGACAAGGGTACCAGCCAGCGGGAAACTGGCGGCGAAGCGCGAGGAAGGGCCGCGCGATGACACCAAGtggcccttctcagcatcccagcctcccgACCATCAGGGAGGACGAGTGGCCGCGCGGCCAAGTCCAGCAGTTCAGCGCAGCCACGAGGACGGACTCCGCCTCTTCCGCCGGACAGGTACCCTAAATCAGGGCAATCATCAGGTCCTCCGCAGCAGCgtcaccatctctctccaggatgaggacctgacgagaattcctgctgggttcctgggcCCCCTCCACGACTGTCGGGACACCACCGTGCTCATCTTAGAAGACTCCTTCAACACGCCaaatgaaatcaccatcttacctgaggtagtgtgttttccaccaggagaggagatcacCGTCTCCGTCATTTGTAACCACCCAccatttactttaaggaaaggcgatccttttgctttgctttacgtACTGGACACCCACGATGACccggacacagagagacatgttttcttcacccaaaatgtatgtaaagaaagaccattaattgatgccaaactttctttccagggaaagtcgGTGCAGATGCggctcatggcagacacaggagctgacgTGACCATCATCCCCCAGGTGAGGTGGCCCAGCGACTGGGAGCTTGTGCCCCCTTGCGGCAGGATCTCCGGTGTGGGCGGAGCGGTCCACTCTCTGAGGAGTAGGCATCTTGTGTGCGTGGAAGGTCCGGAAGGACAATTGGCAACG acttttgtagcgcagattttatcacctgtgcgtcggcttttccctgaggccatcatcctgcatgacatggatgatgtgctagttTGTGCTTCCGACTCGACATACCTAAAGGCAACACTGGACAAGACTATTAAGgctatcaaagctgcagggctccagatagCAGAAGAGAAGATCCAATTCTCAGCACCATGGAGGTACCTCGGATTCCTCATCACGGGAAGGACAGTGACGCCACAGACACTGACCATCAACAAGGATCCGAAGACTCTGCgagaccttcagcagctgtgcggaacgatcacctggatccgccccctcctgggactgacgactgaggagctgtcacctctcttctgtctgcttcgaGGCGACGGAGACCTCGCCTCACCACGCGAGCTGACACCTGCCGCGCGGGAAGCCCTGCAACGGgttgctgttgctctgaagtCTCGCCAGGCACACCGCGTGGTCCGGACCCTTCCCGTGAACTTCGCGGTGTTGGGTAAGTGCCCCcacctccatggacttctcttccagtgggataACAGAGCATCTGATCCCCTGGTCATCTTAGAGTGGCTCTTCCTACCACACCAGCCCTCTAGGACGATCACGACCCCTGCAGAATTGCTAGccactttaataatgaaggcaCGACACCGCCTCTga
- the LOC128786615 gene encoding uncharacterized protein LOC128786615 isoform X3, with protein MAKKDQPQDGAPPSPSPQKIPDISPPPPPPTPSSAAPVSGPVPSFPLTTPLGGPPVAGTSPQVGPAPVGGNPPPESHAPVGGSGHASSSPATASTGTRKKPGRKQAILACRTHGLRDPPARGRHRALTQPASSSEEDEESGSPQHSNKSGGGGWAKIREEAIKDGNLELARDLGSFAAPVILWRGREPKWEQIPYAEVKELRKAAKDYGRNSPFFKNVLDLTFAGRFLVPHDLRYIAKALFAPTECDLWEIHWKKLLKPLLRKYDLAEVVGEGDEAMEALAGEGEFSSPEDQILLAQELLQDIAAAGKEALLKIPDATRVPASGKLAAKREEGPRDDTKWPFSASQPPDHQGGRVAARPSPAVQRSHEDGLRLFRRTGTLNQGNHQVLRSSVTISLQDEDLTRIPAGFLGPLHDCRDTTVLILEDSFNTPNEITILPEGKSVQMRLMADTGADVTIIPQVRWPSDWELVPPCGRISGVGGAVHSLRSRHLVCVEGPEGQLATTFVAQILSPVRRLFPEAIILHDMDDVLVCASDSTYLKATLDKTIKAIKAAGLQIAEEKIQFSAPWRYLGFLITGRTVTPQTLTINKDPKTLRDLQQLCGTITWIRPLLGLTTEELSPLFCLLRGDGDLASPRELTPAAREALQRVAVALKSRQAHRVVRTLPVNFAVLGKCPHLHGLLFQWDNRASDPLVILEWLFLPHQPSRTITTPAELLATLIMKARHRL; from the exons ATGGCGAAAAAAGACCAGCCCCAAGATGgcgcccctccttctccttcaccccagaaaattcctgacatctcgcccccgcctcctcccccCACTCCGTCGAGTGCCGCCCCTGTGTCGGGACccgtcccctccttccctctgaccacacccctgggtgggccccctgtggctgggaccagccccCAAGTGGGCCCAGCCCCCGTGGGTGGGAACCCCCCACCAGAAAGtcacgccccagtgggtgggtcgggacacgcctcctcctctcctgccactgccagtaCCGGAACCAGGAAGAAGCCtggccggaagcaggccatcctgGCCTGTCGGACGCACGGTCTCCGGGACCCACCGGCCAGGGGGAGGCACCGTGCCCTAACCCAGCCTGCTtcatcctcggaagaggatgaggagagtggcagcccccAGCATTCCAACaagtcggggggggggggttgggcaaagatcagagaggaggcaattaaggatgggaatttggaattGGCACGGGACTTGGGCAGCTTTGCGGCACCGGTCATCCTCTGGCGGGGGAGGGagccaaagtgggagcaaattccatacgctgaggtgaaggagttaaggaaggCTGCCAAAGATTATGGCAGAAACtcgcctttctttaaaaatgtgctggacttAACATTTGCTGGACGTTTCCTAGTCCCCCATGATTTAAGGTATATTGCTAAGGCACTGTTTGCTCCCACCGAATGCGACCTCTGggagattcattggaaaaaactgttgaaaccacTCCTGCGCAAGTATGATCtcgcagaggtggtgggagagggggatgaggcaatggaagcccttgctggagaaggggagttcagcagtccggaggaccaaattctactagcacaggagctgcttcaggacataGCAGCAGCGGGAAAGGAGGCACTCCTGAAGATACCGGATG CGACAAGGGTACCAGCCAGCGGGAAACTGGCGGCGAAGCGCGAGGAAGGGCCGCGCGATGACACCAAGtggcccttctcagcatcccagcctcccgACCATCAGGGAGGACGAGTGGCCGCGCGGCCAAGTCCAGCAGTTCAGCGCAGCCACGAGGACGGACTCCGCCTCTTCCGCCGGACAGGTACCCTAAATCAGGGCAATCATCAGGTCCTCCGCAGCAGCgtcaccatctctctccaggatgaggacctgacgagaattcctgctgggttcctgggcCCCCTCCACGACTGTCGGGACACCACCGTGCTCATCTTAGAAGACTCCTTCAACACGCCaaatgaaatcaccatcttacctgag ggaaagtcgGTGCAGATGCggctcatggcagacacaggagctgacgTGACCATCATCCCCCAGGTGAGGTGGCCCAGCGACTGGGAGCTTGTGCCCCCTTGCGGCAGGATCTCCGGTGTGGGCGGAGCGGTCCACTCTCTGAGGAGTAGGCATCTTGTGTGCGTGGAAGGTCCGGAAGGACAATTGGCAACG acttttgtagcgcagattttatcacctgtgcgtcggcttttccctgaggccatcatcctgcatgacatggatgatgtgctagttTGTGCTTCCGACTCGACATACCTAAAGGCAACACTGGACAAGACTATTAAGgctatcaaagctgcagggctccagatagCAGAAGAGAAGATCCAATTCTCAGCACCATGGAGGTACCTCGGATTCCTCATCACGGGAAGGACAGTGACGCCACAGACACTGACCATCAACAAGGATCCGAAGACTCTGCgagaccttcagcagctgtgcggaacgatcacctggatccgccccctcctgggactgacgactgaggagctgtcacctctcttctgtctgcttcgaGGCGACGGAGACCTCGCCTCACCACGCGAGCTGACACCTGCCGCGCGGGAAGCCCTGCAACGGgttgctgttgctctgaagtCTCGCCAGGCACACCGCGTGGTCCGGACCCTTCCCGTGAACTTCGCGGTGTTGGGTAAGTGCCCCcacctccatggacttctcttccagtgggataACAGAGCATCTGATCCCCTGGTCATCTTAGAGTGGCTCTTCCTACCACACCAGCCCTCTAGGACGATCACGACCCCTGCAGAATTGCTAGccactttaataatgaaggcaCGACACCGCCTCTga
- the LOC128786615 gene encoding uncharacterized protein LOC128786615 isoform X2 codes for MAKKDQPQDGAPPSPSPQKIPDISPPPPPPTPSSAAPVSGPVPSFPLTTPLGGPPVAGTSPQVGPAPVGGNPPPESHAPVGGSGHASSSPATASTGTRKKPGRKQAILACRTHGLRDPPARGRHRALTQPASSSEEDEESGSPQHSNKSGGGGWAKIREEAIKDGNLELARDLGSFAAPVILWRGREPKWEQIPYAEVKELRKAAKDYGRNSPFFKNVLDLTFAGRFLVPHDLRYIAKALFAPTECDLWEIHWKKLLKPLLRKYDLAEVVGEGDEAMEALAGEGEFSSPEDQILLAQELLQDIAAAGKEALLKIPDATRVPASGKLAAKREEGPRDDTKWPFSASQPPDHQGGRVAARPSPAVQRSHEDGLRLFRRTGTLNQGNHQVLRSSVTISLQDEDLTRIPAGFLGPLHDCRDTTVLILEDSFNTPNEITILPEVVCFPPGEEITVSVICNHPPFTLRKGDPFALLYVLDTHDDPDTERHVFFTQNVCKERPLIDAKLSFQGKSVQMRLMADTGADVTIIPQTFVAQILSPVRRLFPEAIILHDMDDVLVCASDSTYLKATLDKTIKAIKAAGLQIAEEKIQFSAPWRYLGFLITGRTVTPQTLTINKDPKTLRDLQQLCGTITWIRPLLGLTTEELSPLFCLLRGDGDLASPRELTPAAREALQRVAVALKSRQAHRVVRTLPVNFAVLGKCPHLHGLLFQWDNRASDPLVILEWLFLPHQPSRTITTPAELLATLIMKARHRL; via the exons ATGGCGAAAAAAGACCAGCCCCAAGATGgcgcccctccttctccttcaccccagaaaattcctgacatctcgcccccgcctcctcccccCACTCCGTCGAGTGCCGCCCCTGTGTCGGGACccgtcccctccttccctctgaccacacccctgggtgggccccctgtggctgggaccagccccCAAGTGGGCCCAGCCCCCGTGGGTGGGAACCCCCCACCAGAAAGtcacgccccagtgggtgggtcgggacacgcctcctcctctcctgccactgccagtaCCGGAACCAGGAAGAAGCCtggccggaagcaggccatcctgGCCTGTCGGACGCACGGTCTCCGGGACCCACCGGCCAGGGGGAGGCACCGTGCCCTAACCCAGCCTGCTtcatcctcggaagaggatgaggagagtggcagcccccAGCATTCCAACaagtcggggggggggggttgggcaaagatcagagaggaggcaattaaggatgggaatttggaattGGCACGGGACTTGGGCAGCTTTGCGGCACCGGTCATCCTCTGGCGGGGGAGGGagccaaagtgggagcaaattccatacgctgaggtgaaggagttaaggaaggCTGCCAAAGATTATGGCAGAAACtcgcctttctttaaaaatgtgctggacttAACATTTGCTGGACGTTTCCTAGTCCCCCATGATTTAAGGTATATTGCTAAGGCACTGTTTGCTCCCACCGAATGCGACCTCTGggagattcattggaaaaaactgttgaaaccacTCCTGCGCAAGTATGATCtcgcagaggtggtgggagagggggatgaggcaatggaagcccttgctggagaaggggagttcagcagtccggaggaccaaattctactagcacaggagctgcttcaggacataGCAGCAGCGGGAAAGGAGGCACTCCTGAAGATACCGGATG CGACAAGGGTACCAGCCAGCGGGAAACTGGCGGCGAAGCGCGAGGAAGGGCCGCGCGATGACACCAAGtggcccttctcagcatcccagcctcccgACCATCAGGGAGGACGAGTGGCCGCGCGGCCAAGTCCAGCAGTTCAGCGCAGCCACGAGGACGGACTCCGCCTCTTCCGCCGGACAGGTACCCTAAATCAGGGCAATCATCAGGTCCTCCGCAGCAGCgtcaccatctctctccaggatgaggacctgacgagaattcctgctgggttcctgggcCCCCTCCACGACTGTCGGGACACCACCGTGCTCATCTTAGAAGACTCCTTCAACACGCCaaatgaaatcaccatcttacctgaggtagtgtgttttccaccaggagaggagatcacCGTCTCCGTCATTTGTAACCACCCAccatttactttaaggaaaggcgatccttttgctttgctttacgtACTGGACACCCACGATGACccggacacagagagacatgttttcttcacccaaaatgtatgtaaagaaagaccattaattgatgccaaactttctttccagggaaagtcgGTGCAGATGCggctcatggcagacacaggagctgacgTGACCATCATCCCCCAG acttttgtagcgcagattttatcacctgtgcgtcggcttttccctgaggccatcatcctgcatgacatggatgatgtgctagttTGTGCTTCCGACTCGACATACCTAAAGGCAACACTGGACAAGACTATTAAGgctatcaaagctgcagggctccagatagCAGAAGAGAAGATCCAATTCTCAGCACCATGGAGGTACCTCGGATTCCTCATCACGGGAAGGACAGTGACGCCACAGACACTGACCATCAACAAGGATCCGAAGACTCTGCgagaccttcagcagctgtgcggaacgatcacctggatccgccccctcctgggactgacgactgaggagctgtcacctctcttctgtctgcttcgaGGCGACGGAGACCTCGCCTCACCACGCGAGCTGACACCTGCCGCGCGGGAAGCCCTGCAACGGgttgctgttgctctgaagtCTCGCCAGGCACACCGCGTGGTCCGGACCCTTCCCGTGAACTTCGCGGTGTTGGGTAAGTGCCCCcacctccatggacttctcttccagtgggataACAGAGCATCTGATCCCCTGGTCATCTTAGAGTGGCTCTTCCTACCACACCAGCCCTCTAGGACGATCACGACCCCTGCAGAATTGCTAGccactttaataatgaaggcaCGACACCGCCTCTga
- the LOC128786615 gene encoding uncharacterized protein LOC128786615 isoform X4, with amino-acid sequence MPVSFRVPHDLRYIAKALFAPTECDLWEIHWKKLLKPLLRKYDLAEVVGEGDEAMEALAGEGEFSSPEDQILLAQELLQDIAAAGKEALLKIPDATRVPASGKLAAKREEGPRDDTKWPFSASQPPDHQGGRVAARPSPAVQRSHEDGLRLFRRTGTLNQGNHQVLRSSVTISLQDEDLTRIPAGFLGPLHDCRDTTVLILEDSFNTPNEITILPEVVCFPPGEEITVSVICNHPPFTLRKGDPFALLYVLDTHDDPDTERHVFFTQNVCKERPLIDAKLSFQGKSVQMRLMADTGADVTIIPQVRWPSDWELVPPCGRISGVGGAVHSLRSRHLVCVEGPEGQLATTFVAQILSPVRRLFPEAIILHDMDDVLVCASDSTYLKATLDKTIKAIKAAGLQIAEEKIQFSAPWRYLGFLITGRTVTPQTLTINKDPKTLRDLQQLCGTITWIRPLLGLTTEELSPLFCLLRGDGDLASPRELTPAAREALQRVAVALKSRQAHRVVRTLPVNFAVLGKCPHLHGLLFQWDNRASDPLVILEWLFLPHQPSRTITTPAELLATLIMKARHRL; translated from the exons TGCCTGTGTCCTTCAGAG TCCCCCATGATTTAAGGTATATTGCTAAGGCACTGTTTGCTCCCACCGAATGCGACCTCTGggagattcattggaaaaaactgttgaaaccacTCCTGCGCAAGTATGATCtcgcagaggtggtgggagagggggatgaggcaatggaagcccttgctggagaaggggagttcagcagtccggaggaccaaattctactagcacaggagctgcttcaggacataGCAGCAGCGGGAAAGGAGGCACTCCTGAAGATACCGGATG CGACAAGGGTACCAGCCAGCGGGAAACTGGCGGCGAAGCGCGAGGAAGGGCCGCGCGATGACACCAAGtggcccttctcagcatcccagcctcccgACCATCAGGGAGGACGAGTGGCCGCGCGGCCAAGTCCAGCAGTTCAGCGCAGCCACGAGGACGGACTCCGCCTCTTCCGCCGGACAGGTACCCTAAATCAGGGCAATCATCAGGTCCTCCGCAGCAGCgtcaccatctctctccaggatgaggacctgacgagaattcctgctgggttcctgggcCCCCTCCACGACTGTCGGGACACCACCGTGCTCATCTTAGAAGACTCCTTCAACACGCCaaatgaaatcaccatcttacctgaggtagtgtgttttccaccaggagaggagatcacCGTCTCCGTCATTTGTAACCACCCAccatttactttaaggaaaggcgatccttttgctttgctttacgtACTGGACACCCACGATGACccggacacagagagacatgttttcttcacccaaaatgtatgtaaagaaagaccattaattgatgccaaactttctttccagggaaagtcgGTGCAGATGCggctcatggcagacacaggagctgacgTGACCATCATCCCCCAGGTGAGGTGGCCCAGCGACTGGGAGCTTGTGCCCCCTTGCGGCAGGATCTCCGGTGTGGGCGGAGCGGTCCACTCTCTGAGGAGTAGGCATCTTGTGTGCGTGGAAGGTCCGGAAGGACAATTGGCAACG acttttgtagcgcagattttatcacctgtgcgtcggcttttccctgaggccatcatcctgcatgacatggatgatgtgctagttTGTGCTTCCGACTCGACATACCTAAAGGCAACACTGGACAAGACTATTAAGgctatcaaagctgcagggctccagatagCAGAAGAGAAGATCCAATTCTCAGCACCATGGAGGTACCTCGGATTCCTCATCACGGGAAGGACAGTGACGCCACAGACACTGACCATCAACAAGGATCCGAAGACTCTGCgagaccttcagcagctgtgcggaacgatcacctggatccgccccctcctgggactgacgactgaggagctgtcacctctcttctgtctgcttcgaGGCGACGGAGACCTCGCCTCACCACGCGAGCTGACACCTGCCGCGCGGGAAGCCCTGCAACGGgttgctgttgctctgaagtCTCGCCAGGCACACCGCGTGGTCCGGACCCTTCCCGTGAACTTCGCGGTGTTGGGTAAGTGCCCCcacctccatggacttctcttccagtgggataACAGAGCATCTGATCCCCTGGTCATCTTAGAGTGGCTCTTCCTACCACACCAGCCCTCTAGGACGATCACGACCCCTGCAGAATTGCTAGccactttaataatgaaggcaCGACACCGCCTCTga